A single Actinomadura algeriensis DNA region contains:
- a CDS encoding rhomboid family intramembrane serine protease: protein MDYTPERHRSGGLAKHGARALGSAVLVLSVTAVMWVLETVDYVANGWFDRFGIDPWNVGDLPDIFTAPFMHAGFGHLIANTIPFLILGFIAATRGIAKFLVASLIVIVVGGLGVWFTSSANTLGSSILIFGFFGYLLGRGVFERRLVDVAIAVAVVAVYGTMLLGVLPSDPAISWQGHLFGLIGGVIGAWALRRRRDEPAIADAPRPSRSL from the coding sequence AGCGCGCGCCCTGGGGTCGGCCGTGCTCGTCCTGTCCGTCACCGCGGTCATGTGGGTGCTGGAAACGGTCGACTACGTGGCGAACGGGTGGTTCGACCGGTTCGGCATCGACCCCTGGAACGTGGGCGACCTTCCGGACATCTTCACCGCCCCGTTCATGCACGCCGGGTTCGGGCACCTGATCGCGAACACGATCCCGTTCCTGATCCTCGGCTTCATCGCCGCCACCCGCGGCATCGCGAAGTTCCTCGTCGCGAGCCTGATCGTCATCGTGGTCGGCGGGCTCGGCGTGTGGTTCACCAGCTCCGCGAACACGCTCGGCTCCAGCATCCTGATCTTCGGGTTCTTCGGCTACCTGCTCGGCCGCGGCGTGTTCGAGCGCCGGCTCGTCGACGTCGCGATCGCCGTCGCGGTCGTCGCCGTCTACGGGACGATGCTGCTCGGCGTCCTCCCGAGCGACCCCGCCATCTCCTGGCAGGGCCACCTGTTCGGCCTCATCGGCGGCGTGATCGGCGCCTGGGCGCTGCGCCGCCGCCGCGACGAACCCGCCATCGCGGACGCCCCCCGGCCGTCCCGATCCCTGTGA